The Oculatellaceae cyanobacterium genome contains a region encoding:
- a CDS encoding hybrid sensor histidine kinase/response regulator, with protein MMIEDEELRNLFKISSEEHIQNLETGLLHLEKNPNDTAKLQELLREAHTLKGDARMLGVKDVETLTHQIEHILGTIKQTPLSSDSGDRIYQGLDAIRKLVHESVTGEPANVKTFQVLAHLMGAKTEPPVSQPEPETAVVVNATESVPEIELTPTVVEEIAAEVAELESKITAEINQNEQILVEPETPELLNLPVISLASGVTTNGSNGHSINITPEIAKSNGNSIPLESDRTLPALATVAPAANNNYRIDTIRVETKNLDALMTQAGELTVTKIRIAHQLTDMEELVNLWEEWSRENSINRFNFDSEAKFKTINHSSIKQLNNFQNRSTEKLEKLGALVNRLKTSASEDVSRLETISGELEEGIRTLRLLPLSTIFNLFPRLVRDLARQQGKQVELVIEGGETKADKRILEEMKDPLMHMIRNCIDHGIETPEERQSLGKPPTATLRLTGYQSGSNIIIEIGDDGRGLDIEKIQQTAIKRGICSEDEITSMTPRQIQSLIFAPGFSTRTIVTDISGRGVGLDVVRTNVERLKGTIQVLSNPGQGCTFRLQLGTTLTTAHVLILDVAGISYALPVEFVQTTLLVAQDDIFSIEGRETIIFEEQPVSVVTLAELLELNYLATGTNNAKTLPCIILQVGEERLGLLVDALLDEQDVILKPQSKLLKRVRNIMGATILGTGEVCMVLNPLDLRKSLRRNGGRSGFSLTETSNISVADAKRKPVVLLAEDSIAIRTQEKRILESAGYEVITAVDGLDGFNKLKTRNFDVVVSDVQMPNMDGLTLASKIRQNKQYNELPIILVTSLASEEDKRRGAEAGANAYITKGNFNQEVLLETLKRLV; from the coding sequence ATGATGATAGAAGATGAAGAACTCCGGAATCTATTTAAAATTTCCAGTGAAGAACACATTCAGAATCTGGAAACGGGTTTACTACACCTAGAAAAAAACCCGAATGATACAGCTAAGTTACAAGAGTTACTGCGGGAAGCTCATACCCTCAAAGGCGATGCCAGAATGCTAGGTGTCAAAGACGTAGAAACTTTGACCCATCAAATTGAGCATATTTTAGGCACAATTAAACAGACACCACTTTCATCAGATTCAGGCGATCGCATTTATCAGGGTTTAGATGCTATCCGTAAGCTAGTACACGAATCCGTCACAGGTGAGCCAGCAAACGTTAAAACTTTTCAAGTACTCGCTCATTTAATGGGAGCAAAAACTGAGCCACCTGTTAGCCAACCTGAACCCGAAACTGCCGTAGTTGTTAATGCGACCGAAAGCGTACCAGAAATAGAATTAACACCCACTGTCGTAGAAGAAATCGCCGCAGAAGTAGCAGAACTTGAAAGCAAAATAACAGCAGAAATAAATCAAAATGAACAGATTTTGGTGGAACCTGAAACACCAGAACTCTTAAATCTACCTGTAATATCTCTAGCTAGTGGAGTCACTACAAACGGCAGCAACGGTCACTCAATAAACATTACTCCAGAGATCGCTAAGAGTAACGGAAATTCTATCCCACTAGAGAGCGATCGCACCCTACCCGCCCTAGCTACTGTTGCACCAGCAGCTAATAATAATTACCGTATTGATACCATTCGAGTTGAAACCAAAAATTTAGATGCCTTAATGACTCAAGCAGGCGAACTTACTGTTACAAAAATTCGCATTGCTCACCAACTCACAGACATGGAAGAACTCGTCAACTTGTGGGAAGAGTGGAGTCGTGAAAACAGTATAAATCGCTTTAATTTTGACTCTGAAGCAAAATTTAAAACAATTAATCATAGTTCTATAAAACAATTAAACAACTTTCAGAATCGTTCTACTGAAAAGCTGGAGAAATTAGGAGCCTTAGTTAACCGTTTAAAAACTTCTGCCAGCGAAGACGTTTCCCGTCTAGAAACAATTAGCGGCGAATTAGAAGAAGGCATTCGCACCCTCAGATTGCTACCATTATCCACCATTTTTAACTTGTTCCCTAGATTAGTTCGGGATTTAGCTCGACAACAAGGTAAACAAGTAGAGTTAGTAATTGAAGGTGGCGAAACTAAAGCCGACAAGCGCATCCTCGAAGAAATGAAAGATCCCTTGATGCACATGATTCGTAATTGCATCGATCATGGGATTGAAACCCCAGAAGAACGCCAGTCTTTAGGCAAACCTCCTACTGCTACTCTGCGACTCACAGGCTACCAAAGCGGTAGCAACATTATTATTGAAATTGGAGATGATGGACGTGGTTTAGACATCGAAAAAATTCAGCAAACAGCAATCAAGCGAGGAATTTGCAGTGAAGACGAAATCACATCCATGACTCCTCGCCAAATTCAATCGTTGATATTTGCCCCTGGATTTTCCACCCGTACAATTGTTACTGACATTTCTGGTAGAGGAGTTGGGCTTGACGTTGTACGCACCAATGTTGAACGACTAAAAGGCACTATTCAAGTATTATCAAATCCAGGTCAAGGTTGTACATTCCGCTTACAACTAGGCACAACCCTAACTACCGCTCATGTATTAATTTTAGATGTTGCTGGTATATCATACGCTCTGCCTGTTGAGTTTGTGCAAACTACCTTATTAGTAGCTCAAGATGATATTTTCTCCATTGAAGGTCGAGAAACTATTATTTTTGAAGAGCAGCCAGTTTCCGTAGTTACCCTTGCAGAGTTGTTAGAGTTAAATTACTTAGCAACTGGTACTAACAATGCCAAAACCCTTCCTTGTATTATTCTGCAAGTTGGTGAAGAGCGACTAGGATTATTAGTTGATGCTTTGTTAGATGAGCAAGACGTTATTCTCAAACCTCAAAGTAAGTTACTAAAGCGGGTGCGGAATATTATGGGCGCAACTATTCTAGGCACTGGCGAAGTTTGTATGGTTTTAAATCCCTTAGATTTAAGGAAATCATTACGCCGTAACGGTGGTAGATCAGGCTTTTCGCTAACTGAAACATCTAATATCAGTGTAGCGGACGCTAAAAGAAAACCTGTTGTACTGCTAGCAGAAGATTCAATTGCCATTCGTACCCAAGAAAAGCGCATTTTGGAAAGTGCAGGTTATGAAGTAATCACAGCAGTAGACGGGCTTGATGGCTTCAATAAACTTAAAACCCGCAACTTTGATGTTGTTGTGTCCGATGTCCAAATGCCAAATATGGATGGATTAACGCTTGCTTCTAAGATTCGCCAAAATAAACAATATAATGAATTACCCATCATTTTAGTCACCTCCCTAGCCTCAGAAGAGGATAAACGTAGAGGTGCTGAAGCTGGTGCTAACGCTTACATTACCAAAGGCAACTTTAATCAAGAGGTACTATTAGAAACATTGAAAAGACTGGTATAG
- the cheB gene encoding chemotaxis-specific protein-glutamate methyltransferase CheB yields MVKSPIRVFLVEDSPIAMAILKRMLTSSPEIEVVGTARTGKEALELIPQVKPNVICTDLHMPQMNGLEFTREVMATFARPILVISASVQTEDTENVFKLLQAGAVDVFPKPTAGLAADYERAKQGLINKIKILSGVTVFTQHRREFSAIKAESTVKTPAKLSTKPTKIEVYQRKSNASAKMLVIGASTGGPQALHTIISQLPANFPVPIICIQHISEGFLQGLVDWLAIKSNLAVKIAPAGEIPRPGNIYFAPDRHHLELNSQGRLVYISSPPVGGHCPSITVTFNSIAKFYGQSAVGVLLTGMGRDGADGMKAIANAGGITIAQDEASCVVFGMPKEAIALGAAQYILPINDIAPLLLSKIPVKL; encoded by the coding sequence ATGGTAAAATCCCCTATTCGAGTATTCTTAGTTGAGGATTCTCCGATCGCAATGGCAATCCTCAAACGTATGCTGACTTCCTCACCAGAAATTGAAGTAGTGGGAACTGCTCGTACAGGAAAAGAAGCTTTAGAACTCATTCCCCAAGTTAAGCCTAATGTAATTTGTACAGACTTGCATATGCCACAAATGAACGGGCTAGAGTTCACCCGCGAAGTTATGGCAACATTTGCACGACCAATTTTAGTAATTAGTGCTTCAGTACAAACAGAAGATACTGAAAATGTATTTAAACTTTTACAAGCAGGTGCGGTTGATGTATTTCCTAAACCTACTGCTGGTTTAGCCGCAGATTATGAGCGAGCTAAACAAGGGTTAATTAACAAAATTAAAATTCTCTCTGGAGTTACTGTTTTTACACAGCATCGGCGGGAATTTTCAGCCATTAAAGCAGAAAGTACCGTAAAAACTCCAGCAAAATTAAGTACCAAACCAACTAAAATTGAAGTGTACCAGCGCAAGTCAAATGCGAGTGCAAAAATGTTGGTAATTGGAGCTTCTACAGGCGGCCCTCAAGCTCTACACACAATTATTTCACAACTACCAGCAAATTTTCCTGTACCTATAATTTGTATTCAACATATTAGTGAAGGTTTTTTACAAGGCTTGGTTGATTGGTTAGCAATTAAGTCAAATTTGGCTGTAAAAATTGCCCCAGCAGGTGAGATACCACGACCAGGCAACATTTATTTTGCACCAGATAGGCATCATTTAGAATTAAACAGCCAAGGCAGGCTTGTATACATATCGAGCCCTCCTGTAGGGGGACATTGCCCGTCGATTACAGTTACTTTTAACTCAATTGCTAAATTTTATGGTCAAAGTGCTGTAGGTGTATTACTAACAGGTATGGGTAGAGATGGGGCAGACGGCATGAAAGCGATCGCCAATGCTGGTGGGATTACCATTGCTCAAGATGAAGCTAGCTGTGTAGTTTTTGGAATGCCCAAAGAAGCGATCGCTCTTGGTGCTGCTCAATACATTCTGCCAATAAATGACATCGCTCCATTGTTACTATCAAAAATTCCCGTCAAGTTATAA
- a CDS encoding FTR1 family protein, translating into MDFSSALPTFVITLREGVEAALVVGIVLACLKKAKQSYLNPWVYGGVGAGIAASAMVGVIFGWIVQALSRSNQPYAPVMEPLLEGVFSLVAIVMLSWMLIWMTQQAKFMKAQVEGAIADTLKRDGGINAGWGVFTLIFIAVLREGFETVLFIVAKFQQGLIASIGALSGLAVATGIGVLLFKWGVKINIRLFFQVMGVLLLLVVAGLVVSTLGHFDTAVATLAQMDRKSQALCFYYERFAKAHSCILGSMVWNTTKILPEDKFPGLLFNALFGYTDKLYIVQALGYIVFLLTIGGIYFRSLVGNKGSISKNGKSQQEPGNSEATVK; encoded by the coding sequence ATGGATTTTAGTTCTGCTTTACCTACATTTGTAATTACCCTACGCGAGGGTGTAGAAGCGGCTCTCGTTGTCGGGATTGTATTAGCTTGCCTAAAAAAAGCCAAGCAAAGTTATTTAAACCCTTGGGTTTACGGGGGAGTGGGCGCTGGTATTGCTGCAAGTGCGATGGTTGGGGTAATTTTTGGTTGGATAGTCCAAGCACTTTCACGGTCTAACCAACCCTATGCGCCTGTAATGGAGCCATTATTAGAAGGCGTTTTTAGTTTAGTAGCGATCGTGATGTTGAGTTGGATGCTGATTTGGATGACTCAGCAAGCCAAGTTTATGAAAGCTCAAGTTGAGGGTGCGATCGCAGATACTTTAAAAAGAGATGGTGGTATTAATGCTGGATGGGGTGTTTTTACCTTAATTTTTATTGCGGTTTTACGAGAAGGTTTTGAAACAGTTTTATTTATTGTTGCTAAATTTCAACAAGGTTTAATTGCCTCAATCGGTGCGTTAAGTGGTTTAGCAGTAGCTACTGGTATTGGTGTATTGCTGTTTAAGTGGGGAGTAAAAATCAATATCCGCCTGTTTTTTCAAGTGATGGGGGTATTATTACTTCTGGTAGTGGCTGGGTTAGTCGTTTCCACTTTGGGGCATTTTGACACGGCTGTTGCTACCCTAGCCCAAATGGATCGCAAGTCGCAAGCGCTATGTTTCTACTATGAGCGATTTGCTAAAGCGCATTCTTGTATTTTGGGTTCAATGGTTTGGAATACAACCAAAATTTTGCCTGAAGATAAATTTCCTGGTTTGCTGTTTAATGCTTTGTTTGGCTATACAGATAAGCTATATATTGTGCAAGCTTTAGGTTATATCGTGTTTCTACTCACTATTGGTGGAATTTATTTTCGCAGTTTGGTTGGTAACAAAGGTTCTATCAGCAAAAATGGCAAGTCCCAGCAAGAGCCAGGTAATTCTGAAGCAACGGTAAAGTAA
- a CDS encoding ferritin-like domain-containing protein: protein MKDLDHKKTTELLKNVMEFELAGVVRYTHYSLMVTGPNRIPIVDFFKMQATESLTHAQQVGEILTGLEGHPSLRIAPMEETYKHTVRDILEESLAHERKALDLYKELLDTVADASVYLEEFARTMIGTEELHNIEIKKMLRDFS from the coding sequence ATGAAAGACCTCGATCACAAGAAAACCACGGAATTGCTCAAAAATGTGATGGAATTTGAGCTTGCGGGTGTAGTACGTTACACCCATTATTCCCTGATGGTGACAGGCCCAAATCGGATTCCGATTGTGGATTTTTTCAAAATGCAAGCAACTGAATCTCTTACCCATGCCCAGCAAGTAGGAGAAATCCTGACTGGTTTAGAGGGACACCCTAGTTTAAGAATTGCTCCTATGGAGGAAACTTATAAACACACAGTGCGGGACATTTTAGAAGAAAGCCTAGCCCATGAAAGAAAAGCGCTGGATCTTTATAAAGAATTATTAGATACAGTTGCTGATGCTAGCGTTTATCTTGAAGAATTTGCCCGCACGATGATTGGTACAGAAGAGTTGCACAACATTGAAATCAAAAAAATGTTGCGAGATTTCAGTTAA
- a CDS encoding multicopper oxidase domain-containing protein: protein MQYTGIFDGIHKPAIATMPNNYLHWKAEHWNRRQFLKLGLAGVGIGSGAVAFQTLLPGRKHSAKVPPLLSTAPTVGNDINPMLVLRDFDYGTVRKENGRTVREFRLTAKTSTIELNSAVTFNTWNVNGRVPGPTLRAKEGDRIRVLFYNQAGHSHSLHFHGVHRAEMDGVRPIRHGVATVYEFDAEPFGVHLYHCHIAPVTRHVSKGLYGLFIVDPPKPRPPADEMVMIMAGYDVNDDNRNELYALNGIPNYYMMNPIRIYQNQLIRMYVLNMIEFDVAATFHLHANMFQVYPTGRTLKPTQETDVITMGTAERHILEFSFRYPGKYMFHPHQDAIAENGCMGQFEVIT, encoded by the coding sequence TTGCAATATACTGGAATTTTTGATGGAATACATAAGCCAGCGATCGCTACTATGCCAAATAATTACCTGCACTGGAAAGCAGAACATTGGAACCGACGGCAATTCTTGAAGTTAGGGCTGGCAGGAGTGGGCATTGGAAGTGGTGCGGTCGCTTTCCAAACGCTACTCCCTGGGCGCAAACATTCTGCGAAAGTGCCACCGCTTCTAAGCACTGCACCAACAGTAGGTAATGATATTAATCCCATGCTGGTTTTGCGGGATTTTGATTATGGCACTGTTAGGAAAGAAAACGGGCGTACTGTTCGGGAATTTCGACTAACTGCTAAAACTTCCACAATTGAGCTTAATAGTGCTGTCACGTTCAACACTTGGAATGTAAATGGGCGCGTACCAGGGCCAACTTTACGAGCAAAAGAAGGCGATCGCATTCGAGTTCTGTTCTACAATCAAGCAGGTCATTCTCATTCTCTGCATTTTCATGGTGTCCACCGTGCAGAAATGGACGGCGTTAGACCCATTAGGCATGGTGTGGCGACGGTATATGAGTTTGATGCAGAACCTTTTGGGGTTCATTTATACCACTGTCATATTGCCCCTGTAACCCGTCATGTCAGTAAAGGTTTGTACGGGCTGTTTATTGTTGACCCTCCAAAACCTCGCCCCCCGGCGGATGAAATGGTGATGATTATGGCTGGGTATGATGTCAATGATGATAATCGGAATGAACTTTACGCTCTTAACGGCATTCCAAATTATTACATGATGAATCCGATCCGCATCTATCAAAATCAGCTAATTCGGATGTATGTCCTCAATATGATCGAATTTGATGTGGCGGCGACGTTTCATCTGCACGCGAATATGTTTCAGGTGTATCCTACGGGGCGCACTTTGAAACCTACTCAAGAAACAGACGTGATTACGATGGGGACGGCGGAACGTCACATTCTGGAATTTAGCTTCCGGTATCCTGGTAAATATATGTTCCATCCCCATCAAGACGCGATCGCAGAAAACGGCTGCATGGGTCAGTTTGAAGTGATTACTTAA
- the pdhA gene encoding pyruvate dehydrogenase (acetyl-transferring) E1 component subunit alpha: protein MVQERTLPAFETAKAKISQEEGFILYEDMILGRFFEDKCAEMYYRGKMFGFVHLYNGQEAVSTGVIKALRQKEDYVSSTYRDHVHALSAGVPAREVMAELFGKATGCSKGRGGSMHMFSEQYRLLGGYAFVSEGIPVATGAAFASKYRRDAVGDASSDLVTACFFGDGAANNGQFFECLNMAALWKLPILYVVENNKWAIGMAHERATSVPEIYKKAEAFGMVGVEVDGMDVLAVRAVAQEAIARARAGEGPTLIEALTYRFRGHSLADPDELRSKAEKEMWLARDPIKKLAAYMIEQNLATQEQLKEIEQKVQSVIDDAVKFAEESPEPDPSELYRYVFAEDN from the coding sequence ATGGTTCAGGAACGAACTTTACCCGCTTTCGAGACTGCTAAAGCCAAAATCAGCCAAGAAGAAGGATTTATTCTTTATGAAGACATGATTTTGGGGCGTTTCTTTGAAGATAAGTGCGCTGAGATGTATTATCGGGGCAAAATGTTTGGTTTTGTCCACTTATATAACGGTCAAGAGGCGGTGTCCACTGGCGTAATTAAGGCATTACGTCAAAAGGAAGATTATGTTAGTAGCACATATCGCGACCATGTTCACGCTCTCAGTGCTGGAGTACCTGCTAGGGAGGTAATGGCTGAGTTATTTGGTAAGGCTACTGGTTGCAGTAAAGGGCGTGGTGGCTCAATGCATATGTTTTCTGAACAATATCGGTTGTTAGGAGGATATGCTTTTGTGTCGGAGGGCATTCCTGTTGCTACTGGTGCAGCTTTTGCCAGTAAATATCGCCGCGACGCTGTGGGTGATGCTAGTTCTGACCTAGTAACGGCGTGTTTTTTTGGGGACGGTGCAGCAAATAATGGGCAGTTTTTTGAATGCCTGAACATGGCAGCTTTGTGGAAACTGCCAATTTTATATGTTGTAGAAAACAATAAGTGGGCTATTGGTATGGCTCATGAACGGGCAACATCTGTACCAGAAATTTATAAAAAAGCCGAAGCTTTTGGCATGGTGGGTGTTGAGGTAGATGGTATGGATGTATTAGCAGTCCGTGCTGTAGCTCAAGAAGCGATCGCTCGTGCGCGTGCTGGTGAAGGCCCTACCTTGATTGAAGCACTTACCTACCGCTTCCGTGGTCATTCACTCGCTGACCCTGACGAGTTGCGGTCTAAAGCTGAGAAAGAAATGTGGTTAGCACGTGATCCGATCAAAAAATTAGCAGCATACATGATTGAGCAAAACCTGGCTACCCAGGAACAACTCAAAGAGATTGAACAGAAGGTTCAATCTGTAATTGATGATGCTGTGAAGTTTGCAGAGGAAAGTCCAGAACCCGATCCTAGCGAACTCTACCGTTATGTGTTTGCAGAAGATAATTAA
- a CDS encoding IMS domain-containing protein codes for MRIPLDYYRILGLPIQATTEQLQQAYRDRALQLPRREYSEVAITARRQLLDQAYTVLCDPEQRAAYDGNFLTHTFDQPSEESLSDPTSSPNTEVDPFTPSLEITDEQFVGAILILYDLGEYELVLKLSRPYLSSGNLRVSLDKGRLGEPQLVRADIVLTIALACLELGREQWQQTQYENAATSLETGQKLLLSEGLFPTIRGEIQADLYKLRPYRVLELLALPTENATERRHGLAMLQDMLQERGGIDGAGDDQSGLNIDDFLRFIQQLRGYLTSAEQQGLFESEAKRPSAVATYLAVYALITRGFCQRQPALIVHAKQLLMRLGKRQDVHLEQAVCALLLGQTEQATRALELSQEYQSLAFIRENSQGSPDLLPGLCLYGERWLQTEVFPHFRDLAQERVSLKDYFADPEIQAYLENLPAEVDSVDDWAVVESQRVAYSPTATTSPEMIAPTTSNGSNQLNSVGLGMTGKHKLNPHGATESQPTNQPHAPKQQSNIGEYQQGNALEPSITKSNYTSQVPNSTDSTSSLGTISSLPTTQQTFPSQPRVEFKNTNLPSKGNPTRRRRQPRIREKADTSLVNGQQKTEFTSDVFSSIDDLQVSPTSVSGRRTRSHSKRGANNKRVIFVTLAGLLCLGVLGFLLIRALQTSSKVAPNAILEPEQPLVQLDKPPVPIPSADSAISYQDGLLTEDTATEVIETWLSSKAEAMGETHQIEQLEEILVAPVLSRWQKRAEVAKKNNSYGQYTHAVVVKSVKTSNEQPDEARVEAEVNESAQFYENGVLSKSGSYDSKLKVRYDLVRTDNQWRIKNMKVLK; via the coding sequence GTGCGAATTCCGCTCGATTACTACCGGATACTAGGTCTGCCGATTCAGGCTACCACTGAACAATTACAGCAGGCTTATCGCGATCGCGCCCTGCAACTTCCGCGACGTGAATATTCGGAAGTTGCGATCACTGCCCGTAGGCAACTGCTTGATCAAGCCTATACAGTTCTATGTGATCCAGAACAGCGTGCTGCCTACGATGGCAATTTTTTAACTCATACTTTTGATCAACCTTCAGAGGAAAGTCTCAGCGACCCCACAAGTTCTCCCAATACTGAAGTTGATCCATTTACCCCTAGCTTGGAGATTACTGACGAACAATTCGTCGGTGCGATCTTAATTCTCTACGATTTAGGAGAATATGAACTTGTTCTCAAACTTAGCAGACCTTATCTGAGTAGCGGCAACCTTAGAGTCAGCTTGGATAAAGGACGTTTGGGTGAACCGCAACTGGTGCGGGCGGATATCGTTTTAACCATAGCTTTAGCCTGCCTAGAACTAGGTCGAGAGCAATGGCAGCAAACTCAGTATGAAAATGCTGCTACCTCCCTAGAAACAGGTCAAAAATTGCTACTTAGTGAAGGTTTATTTCCTACTATTAGAGGTGAAATTCAAGCAGATCTCTATAAGCTTCGCCCATACCGTGTTTTAGAATTACTGGCATTACCCACAGAAAATGCTACTGAACGCCGTCATGGATTAGCTATGCTGCAAGATATGCTACAAGAGCGGGGTGGCATTGATGGTGCTGGTGACGATCAATCTGGATTAAATATTGATGACTTTCTCCGCTTTATCCAACAACTACGTGGGTATTTAACTTCAGCAGAACAGCAAGGATTATTTGAATCTGAAGCTAAACGCCCTTCGGCTGTAGCCACCTATCTTGCGGTTTATGCTTTGATAACGCGTGGTTTCTGTCAACGACAACCAGCGTTAATTGTCCATGCCAAGCAATTGCTAATGCGATTGGGTAAGCGTCAAGATGTTCATCTAGAACAGGCAGTGTGTGCTTTGTTACTAGGTCAGACAGAACAAGCTACCCGCGCTTTAGAACTTTCTCAAGAGTACCAATCCTTAGCCTTTATTCGGGAAAATTCTCAGGGTTCTCCAGATTTATTGCCTGGATTGTGTCTCTACGGTGAACGTTGGCTGCAAACAGAGGTGTTTCCTCACTTCCGTGACTTGGCTCAAGAGCGAGTTTCCTTAAAAGACTACTTTGCAGATCCAGAAATTCAAGCTTATTTAGAAAATCTGCCTGCGGAAGTTGACAGTGTTGATGATTGGGCTGTAGTTGAATCACAGCGAGTTGCCTACTCCCCAACAGCAACGACCTCACCAGAAATGATTGCCCCTACAACAAGTAATGGCTCTAATCAACTTAATAGTGTAGGACTAGGCATGACTGGCAAACATAAGCTTAATCCTCACGGTGCGACGGAATCGCAACCAACAAATCAGCCTCATGCCCCTAAACAGCAGTCAAATATTGGAGAATACCAGCAAGGTAACGCGCTAGAGCCTTCAATCACGAAATCTAACTACACTTCACAAGTACCAAACTCTACAGACTCAACATCATCTCTTGGTACTATCTCTAGTTTGCCGACAACACAACAAACCTTTCCATCCCAGCCCCGTGTAGAATTCAAAAATACTAACTTGCCGAGCAAAGGTAATCCAACTCGGCGACGCAGGCAGCCCAGAATACGAGAAAAAGCTGATACATCTTTAGTTAATGGGCAGCAGAAAACTGAATTTACCTCAGATGTCTTTTCTAGTATTGATGATTTGCAGGTATCCCCAACTTCCGTCAGTGGAAGAAGAACACGTTCTCATTCTAAACGTGGTGCTAATAACAAACGAGTAATTTTCGTAACACTAGCTGGTCTTTTATGTTTGGGAGTTTTAGGATTTTTATTAATTAGAGCGCTACAAACAAGTTCTAAAGTTGCTCCCAATGCCATCCTAGAGCCAGAACAACCCCTGGTACAGTTGGATAAACCTCCTGTGCCTATTCCATCAGCAGATTCTGCTATCAGCTATCAAGATGGTTTGTTAACTGAGGATACTGCTACTGAAGTGATTGAAACCTGGCTATCTAGTAAAGCAGAAGCTATGGGTGAAACTCATCAAATTGAGCAATTAGAGGAAATTTTAGTTGCTCCAGTTTTATCTCGCTGGCAGAAACGTGCTGAGGTGGCTAAGAAAAATAATTCTTACGGGCAGTATACTCATGCTGTGGTTGTGAAATCAGTTAAGACAAGTAATGAGCAGCCAGATGAAGCGCGTGTGGAAGCAGAAGTAAATGAAAGCGCACAGTTTTATGAAAATGGTGTGCTAAGTAAGTCTGGTTCTTACGATTCTAAGCTAAAGGTTCGTTATGATTTGGTACGCACAGATAATCAATGGCGTATCAAGAATATGAAAGTTTTGAAATAG
- a CDS encoding DUF4912 domain-containing protein: protein MAKERPPLEEMTLRQLRKVASEFSISRYSRMRKSQLLAEIQKVQQTKFSISQPRTLEAQEEVEAAKFELGQEDRTGGTLASVDEELADLPSGYGESRIVLMPRDPQWAYTYWDIPNEHKEELRRQGGQQLALRLYDVTDINIEYQSPHSIQEYPSDELAREWYLPMPVSDRDYVVDIGYRCADGRWLVLARSAPVRVPPVYPSDWIEDQFVTVTWEEDLRSQTILELVPPSKKAAATAATAGSTATGYGTSPATGNPIYDDIFGMAQSAEAQRVAGSLYGSMQQAPIHEQAISSYVFPSGVGMWAVPTASGLNMSGVGMSGVGFGAAPSIRPRQFWLVADAELIVYGATEPDATVTIGGRPIKLNPDGTFRFQMSFQDGLIDYPIMAVAADGEQTRSIHMKFNRETPNRNTNTKEEAVPEWLV, encoded by the coding sequence ATGGCTAAAGAACGTCCACCGCTAGAAGAGATGACATTAAGGCAGCTAAGAAAAGTTGCCAGTGAATTTAGCATCTCTCGTTATAGCCGGATGCGTAAATCGCAACTACTGGCTGAAATTCAAAAAGTCCAACAAACTAAGTTCTCTATCAGTCAACCCCGTACCCTGGAGGCGCAAGAAGAAGTGGAAGCAGCAAAGTTTGAACTCGGTCAAGAAGATCGTACTGGCGGGACACTAGCGTCCGTAGATGAAGAACTTGCTGATCTCCCTTCTGGGTATGGAGAAAGCAGAATTGTTTTGATGCCTCGCGATCCACAGTGGGCTTACACTTACTGGGATATACCAAATGAACATAAAGAAGAATTACGTCGCCAAGGTGGGCAACAACTAGCTTTGCGGCTGTATGACGTAACTGACATTAACATAGAGTACCAAAGCCCTCACAGCATTCAAGAGTATCCTTCCGATGAACTTGCCAGGGAGTGGTATCTGCCTATGCCAGTGAGCGATCGCGATTATGTTGTGGACATCGGTTATCGTTGTGCTGATGGTCGCTGGCTAGTATTAGCTCGTTCTGCACCAGTGCGCGTTCCCCCTGTTTATCCCTCTGACTGGATTGAAGACCAATTCGTTACCGTTACTTGGGAAGAAGATTTACGCAGCCAAACTATTTTAGAACTTGTTCCTCCCAGCAAGAAAGCAGCCGCAACCGCAGCGACAGCAGGAAGTACTGCAACTGGCTATGGTACAAGCCCTGCAACTGGCAACCCGATCTATGATGACATTTTTGGCATGGCTCAATCTGCCGAAGCTCAAAGAGTTGCTGGTTCATTGTACGGTTCAATGCAACAAGCACCTATTCACGAACAAGCAATCAGTTCCTACGTTTTCCCATCTGGCGTAGGGATGTGGGCAGTTCCCACTGCTTCTGGCTTGAATATGTCTGGTGTAGGAATGTCTGGGGTTGGTTTTGGCGCTGCACCATCTATCCGTCCTCGCCAGTTTTGGTTAGTTGCTGATGCTGAACTAATTGTTTACGGTGCAACTGAGCCTGATGCTACTGTTACTATCGGCGGTCGTCCAATTAAGCTAAATCCTGATGGTACATTCCGCTTCCAAATGTCCTTCCAAGATGGTTTGATTGATTACCCAATTATGGCAGTAGCGGCTGATGGTGAGCAAACTCGCTCTATCCACATGAAGTTTAACCGCGAAACTCCTAACCGGAATACAAATACTAAAGAAGAAGCTGTTCCAGAATGGCTCGTTTAA